TTGCCCTTCTCCGGATAGTCGTAGAAGCCCTTGGCGTTCTTGCGGCCGAACCGGCCCTGCTTCTCCACCATCTCGACCATCAGCTTCTTCTGCTGCTGATCGACCGCCTGTTCGCCGAGATCGGCCTCGGTGGCCTTCATGATCTTCAGCACCAGATCGAGCGCGACCTCGTCGGCGAGCGACAGCGGCCCGACCGGCATGCCGGCCATCTTCGCCGCGGTCTCGATCATCGGCGCCGGGATGCCTTCCATCAGCATCTCGAGGCCTTCGGCGGTGAAGCGCAGCACGCAGCGGTTGGCGAAGAAGCCGCGCGAATCGTTGACCACGATCGGGGTCTTGTTGATCTGACGGGTGTAGTCGAGCGCGGTCGCGAGCGCGACGTCGCCGGTGTTCTTGCCGACGATGATTTCGACCAGCATCATCTTCTCGACCGGCGAGAAGAAGTGGATGCCGACGAATTTCGACTGGTCCTTGAACTCCTCGGCCAGCGAATTGATCGGCAGCGTCGAGGTGTTGGAGGCGAAGATCGCGCCTTCCTTCAAGAGCGGTTGCGCCTTGGCGTAGGTCTCGGCCTTGATCTTACGATCCTCGAACACCGCCTCGATCACCAGGTCGCAATCCGAGATCGCGTTGTAGTCCGGCGTGGCCGTGATGCGCGACATCAGCGCTTCGGCGTCGGCCGGCTTGGCGCGGCCCTTGGCAATCAGGCCGTCGATCACGCTCTTGCAGTGCGCCTTGCCCTTGTCGGCGCTCTCCTGATCGCGATCGATCAGCACCACGTCGATGCCGGCCTTGGCCGAGACGTAGCCTACGCTGGCGCCCATGAAGCCGGCGCCGATGATGGCCAGCTTCTTGACCTTGGTCGGCGGCACGCCCTGCGGGCGGCGCGCGCCCTTGTTCAGCTCCTGCATCGACAAGAACAGGCTGCGGATCATCGCCGCGGCTTCCTTGGTCTGCAGCACCTTGGCGAAGTAGCGCGACTCGATCCGCAGCGCCGTATCCATCGGCACCAGCAGGCCCTCGTAGACGCAGCTCATGATCGCGCGCGCGGCCGGGTAGTTGTCGTAGGTCTCGCGGCGATAGATCGCGTTGCCGGCCGGGAACATCATCATGCCCTGCTTGGAGAACACCGGACCGCCGGGCAGCTTGAAGCCCTTCTCGTCCCAC
The DNA window shown above is from Rhodopseudomonas palustris HaA2 and carries:
- a CDS encoding 3-hydroxyacyl-CoA dehydrogenase NAD-binding domain-containing protein — translated: MTFKIFKLETDADGIALVTWDLPGKSMNVLDAATIEELGAIVEQTTKDAAVKGVVITSAKEAFCAGADLSMLETMNRQFAQIRKDKGEEAAQQMLFDESRKLSQILRSIETSGKPWVAAINGLALGGGFEVTLACHYRVAADNPKSRLGLPEIKVGLFPGGGGTQRIPRIVSPQDAMTILLKGDQIKLDKAKAWKLVDAVVPAADLIQTAKDWIKGGGKAVAPWDEKGFKLPGGPVFSKQGMMMFPAGNAIYRRETYDNYPAARAIMSCVYEGLLVPMDTALRIESRYFAKVLQTKEAAAMIRSLFLSMQELNKGARRPQGVPPTKVKKLAIIGAGFMGASVGYVSAKAGIDVVLIDRDQESADKGKAHCKSVIDGLIAKGRAKPADAEALMSRITATPDYNAISDCDLVIEAVFEDRKIKAETYAKAQPLLKEGAIFASNTSTLPINSLAEEFKDQSKFVGIHFFSPVEKMMLVEIIVGKNTGDVALATALDYTRQINKTPIVVNDSRGFFANRCVLRFTAEGLEMLMEGIPAPMIETAAKMAGMPVGPLSLADEVALDLVLKIMKATEADLGEQAVDQQQKKLMVEMVEKQGRFGRKNAKGFYDYPEKGKGQKALWAGIGALQPKHVDPDTVDVEELKQRFLVVQAVEAARTVEDHVITDPREADVGSILGFGFAPFTGGTLSYIDFMGTKEFVALCHKLEGKYGSRFTPPKLLEDMAKTGETFYQRFAPKKQAAA